Proteins found in one Tamandua tetradactyla isolate mTamTet1 chromosome 1, mTamTet1.pri, whole genome shotgun sequence genomic segment:
- the GPR85 gene encoding putative G-protein coupled receptor 85, whose amino-acid sequence MANYSHAADNILQNLSPLTAFLKLTSLGFIIGVSVVGNLLISILLVKDKTLHRAPYYFLLDLCCSDILRSAICFPFVFNSVKNGSTWTYGTLTCKVIAFLGVLSCFHTAFMLFCISVTRYLAIAHHRFYTKRLTFWTCLAVICMVWTLSVAMAFPPVLDVGTYSFIREEDQCTFQHRSFRANDSLGFMLLLALILLATQLVYLKLIFFVHDRRKMKPVQFVAAVSQNWTFHGPGASGQAAANWLAGFGRGPTPPTLLGIRQNANTTGRRRLLVLDEFKMEKRISRMFYVMTFLFLTLWGPYLVACYWRVFARGPVVPGGFLTAAVWMSFAQAGINPFVCIFSNRELRRCFSTTLLYCRKSRLPREPYCVI is encoded by the coding sequence ATGGCGAACTATAGCCATGCAGCTGACAACATTTTGCAAAATCTCTCTCCTCTAACAGCCTTTCTGAAACTGACTTCTTTGGGTTTCATAATAGGAGTCAGCGTGGTGGGCAACCTTCTGATCTCCATTTTGCTAGTGAAAGATAAGACCTTGCATAGAGCACCGTACTACTTCCTGTTGGATCTCTGCTGTTCAGATATCCTCAGATCTGCAATTTGTTTCCCATTTGTGTTCAACTCTGTCAAAAATGGCTCTACCTGGACTTATGGGACTCTGACTTGCAAAGTGATTGCCTTTCTGGGGGTTTTGTCCTGTTTCCACACTGCTTTCATGCTCTTCTGCATCAGTGTCACTAGATACTTAGCTATCGCCCACCATCGCTTCTATACAAAGAGGCTGACCTTTTGGACCTGTCTGGCTGTGATCTGCATGGTGTGGACTCTGTCTGTGGCCATGGCGTTCCCCCCAGTTTTAGATGTGGGCACTTACTCGTTCATTAGGGAGGAAGATCAATGCACCTTCCAACATCGCTCCTTCAGGGCTAATGATTCCTTAGGATTTATGCTGCTCCTTGCTCTCATCCTCCTCGCCACACAGCTTGTCTACCTCAAGCTGATATTTTTTGTCCATGATCGAAGGAAAATGAAGCCAGTCCAGTTTGTAGCAGCAGTCAGCCAGAACTGGACTTTTCACGGCCCCGGAGCCAGTGGCCAAGCAGCTGCCAATTGGCTCGCAGGATTTGGAAGGggtcccaccccacccaccttGCTGGGCATCCGGCAAAACGCAAATACCACGGGCAGAAGACGACTTTTGGTCCTAGATGAGttcaaaatggaaaagagaatCAGCAGGATGTTCTATGTAatgacttttctctttctaaCCTTGTGGGGCCCCTACCTGGTGGCCTGTTATTGGAGAGTTTTTGCAAGAGGGCCTGTAGTGCCAGGGGGATTTCTAACAGCCGCTGTCTGGATGAGTTTTGCCCAAGCAGGAATCAATCCTTTTGTCTGCATTTTCTCCAACAGAGAGCTGAGGCGCTGTTTCAGCACAACCCTTCTTTACTGCAGAAAATCCAGGTTACCAAGGGAACCTTACTGTGTTATATGA
- the SMIM30 gene encoding small integral membrane protein 30 yields MTSVSTQLLIVLIPLLLVLPVVEAVEAGDAIAILLGVVLSITGICACLGVYARKRNGQV; encoded by the coding sequence ATGACCTCAGTTTCAACACAATTGTTGATAGTCCTCATTCCACTGCTTTTGGTGCTGCCTGTTGTTGAAGCAGTAGAAGCTGGAGATGCAATCGCTATCTTGTTAGGTGTGGTTCTCAGCATTACAGGCATTTGTGCTTGTTTGGGGGTATATGCGCGAAAGAGAAATGGACAGGTGTGA
- the LOC143681489 gene encoding uncharacterized protein LOC143681489, with protein sequence MRREIASVLQGNGCRALTEHPGRARRRLRAGASLSSSRVLPCRSGTVSPSNAGAPAAAAVLVRAAAGTASASVEPTGPPTRFSKAGWIYRMSCPIQLAKLGFCPLVAASNFSLPAFEVGLEKARSGPDAHPSPRGQRAKKPRGPGHRYPPQLPGTHAFPDHILPFSIRIF encoded by the exons ATGAGGAGAGAGATTGCTTCTGTGCTGCAAGGGAACGGTTGCCG tgCCTTGACTGAGCATCCAGGCAGGGCTCGGCGGCGCCTGCGCGCTGGAGCCTCCTTGAGCTCCAGCCGCGTCCTCCCCTGTCGCAGCGGCACGGTCTCCCCCAGTAACGCAGGGGCCCCGGCGGCGgcggctgtgctggtgagggcgGCGGCAGGGACTGCTTCAGCCTCTGTGGAGCCAACAGGACCCCCTACCCGTTTTTCCAAAGCTGGCTGGATTTACCGAATGTCCTGTCCGATTCAGCTGGCCAAATTAGGCTTTTGTCCCCTCGTGGCTGCTTCGAACTTTTCCCTCCCTGCTTTTGAAGTGGGGCTTGAAAAGGCTCGTTCAGGACCTGACGCCCATCCTTCTCCTCGAGGGCAGCGCGCGAAGAAACCGCGGGGTCCGGGGCACCGGTACCCTCCCCAGCTTCCGGGAACTCATGCCTTCCCCGACCATATCCTTCCTTTCTCTATTAG GATTTTCTAA